tgccgacggtccaccatttccgaccgcgcatgcgcggctggaactccgcccccacctccccacacctcacaatggggcagaggatgcgtggaaaaacagcatccgctgcccccgttgtgcggcgcttgcacagtatatgggaaaatggaaataaatatattttttaaaattgtattatttttccctaactaagggggtgatgaagggggatttgatttacttttatagcgttttttgggcggatttttatggttggcagccatcacacactaaaagacgctttttattgcaaaaaatagtttttgcatcaccacattttgagagctataatttatccatattttggcccacagagtcatgtgagatcttgttttttgcgagacgagttgatgtttttattggtaccattttcgggcacatgacattttttgatcgctttttattccgatttttgggaggcagaatgaacaaaaaccagcaattcctgaaattcttttagggggggcgtttataccaatccacgtgtggtaaaattgataaagtagttttattcttcaggtcagtacgattacagcgatacctcatttatgtaatttttttatgttttggcgcttttacacaataaaaactattttatataaaaaaattattgtttttgcattgctttattctgagagctataacttttttatttttctgctgatgatgctgtatggcagctttttttttgcgggacaagatgacgttttcagcggtaccatggttatttatatctgactttttgatcgcgtgttattccactttttgtttggcggtatgagaataaagcgttgttttttgcctcgtttttttttttttttcggtgttcactgaaggggttaactagtgatatagttttataggtggggtcgttacggacgcggcgatactaaatatgtgtacttttattgtgtgatttttttatttagataaagaaatgtatttatgggaatattttattttttttttctttatttaggaattttatttttcttttttttacacatgtggacatttttttttaaacttttttactttgtcccagggggggacatcacagatcggtgatctgacagtgtgcacagcactctgtcagatcaccgatgtgacaggcaagggcagaggcttgccggcgcctgctattaggaactctcagcaggcgccagcaagctaggtcatctcatgacccggaaggagtcccgcggccatcttggatccggggactccttccaggtcaccggagcagcgcgatctcatcgcgttgctccggtgggagagcgcagggagcccccgtccctgcgcgatccccctctatgccgctgtcactattgacagcggcatcagaggggttaaatgcccgcgatcggcgatagcgccgatcgtgggcattgctgcggggtgtcagctgtcatatacagctgacacccgcacccgatcaccgcagtGCTCAGCGCGAGAccacggtgatcgatgcgccgtactagtactgctgatggcacaaatgcagtgccggcagcgcagtactagtatggcgcatgtcatgaaggagttaatgaaTCTAAATGAAACCATACAAACATaatcacccattccattgaagctctcGTCTCCTataacaaaaccaaaacaaaacaacCATATCACTCATCTGTCCATAGTTCTGTCCAatgcagtaatccatgtctggggataaacagttttcaaactggatggtgccaagatgcgttcGTCCAGGcttagaaccactgaggaatgatgaGCACAGCATCagcgactagcggtgacgtcatcgaggtatcCCCTGGTCAATGAGACTGCATTTCCAGCCAGGCCCCTGTGGTTTCTATGACATGATGTCACCATGAGCGTGAGAAAGTTTTCACACTCGTGGTGTTGTCAGAAAAGTCCTGggagttcatagccaatgaactcAGCTCAACTCACTGACATCAGCGCGAGCACCGTTACAACTCTGTTCCCATGGTGCTGACCATCAGTGAGTTAccaaactttcatttttttcataaataaacgcaattaatttcgaagaagttttaccactatcatgaagtacaatgtgtcatgaaaaatcaatctcagaatcagtgggatcagttgaTGCATTCCAGTGTTATTATAAAGTGatggtggtcagaattgtaaagattggcttagtcattaaggtcaaaattggcttagtcactaaggggttaaaagattttattctggctgtgtctttatttagcatataactaaaggattagcaatggatagatgtcttatagacacttctccattactaagctaagggcttcatgtcacctgacaataaaaaggtgacatcaaccccacaaatatgaacccctcttgccactgctacagggcaagtgggaagagctgggcaaagcacctgaATTGGCGCATCCAATAGATGTGTCTTTGTTGGCATGACAGTGATGTGAGTtgtcttcacttcagcacctgGCATGGGGAATAACGCAAACAGTATTGATGATTCTCAGGCGCTGATACTTGTCATGCTGATGATACAGGCCTGTGCTGCtactggaaacgctgacgtctgaaAGAGCCTTTAGCGAACTCggtcatttaccgaactttggtaGACTATTGCTCTTAACGAGAAGCCCCAGTCGCTTCTCGGTAACAGGATACCACTTCTATCTTCAGAGCTCATGCCGGTCATCATCAGCATTGCACCGGTTATTTGATTGTTTGTCGCAACTGGCACATAATCTGCACACCAGGTGCCCTTGGAAATGTATAATCTTAGCACAACGTGTCATGTCTTCTACACTCCTCAACTATTTCGATATACTGAAGATTCTCCAGTGTTCAGTTCTTGCACCATTAGTCCTCGCTAGGCACTGCATCAGCTTTCCAAGGAAACTGGCACAGTTTAAGGTAGTTACCCCATAAGTCAATGTCTGATCTTCTAACGAGCCTTGCAACATGACCAATAATATTTAGCCAATCAAGAGTCTTCTTCAAAGGAAAAACACACAACGCTATGCCAGTTATATAGGAACTTTTTTTTCATGCTGCTCAATTGAAATTTGTGTATTATATGACCATTAATAAAATAACAGTGTAACAGATAAATTGATAAAATATGCTAAAGTTTCCTTTACTCTTGACTTGCTGTATCTCGATAAATGATGTAGGTCAATGGCtttgaaaacattttttgcaatactcTGTCAGGAGATGTCTGTGTTATATGTGCCAATATATGACTCCTACTGGTTGTGATGCAAATTGCATCCTGcataaaagaaaaatagaaaaaataagtgctatttaatatttaatataccttacctttcttaaatattgggacaatgtcagccatcctccaatcctttgCCACCACCCCTGTTACAATAGAGTCTAAAAATATGAGACAcagcggtctgtcaattactgagctcaattccctcagtatccgtggatgaatgccgtgtgggccaggggatttgtcaatgttaaaTTTTCTCAGATGCAAGCATacttcttcttgtgttaaactagttatatcaggtgttGAACTTTGATTTGTTTTGTTAAAAGATCACTGGAACagtcagttcattggtgaacacggatgaaaagtgtCTGTTTAATATCTGAGCCTTTTCTTTGccctctataattatcttgttattattgTCTTTTATATCGTAGGGTTAGACAAATTTATTTGAGAGGATTTGATttccacactgtgtgcacaattattaggcaaaaggttaataaacctgatagATAAAagctagattgatagataatagatagatgatatttagatagatagatagataatagatagaaagatagatataatagatcgatgatagataatagatatgtaaaagatagatggatagacagatagaaagataattgatagacaatagatagctagatatatagaaagatagatgatagatagataatagatagatagtagatagataatacattaatagctagatatatagatagatgatagatagatcgatgatagattgtatataatagatagataatagatgatagatagaaaggcagtttttgagccgaaacgttgccactATGGGCTACTAAATAAGCACTTTTTTCACCTTATACTGGTGTACTGCCTCCATTTTTTGTTttctagataatagataatagataatacatagatagctagatatatagatagataatatctatagatagataataggttgataaatgatagatagataatagatagatagatagatagatagatagatagatagataatggatagatagataatagatagatgatagataatatatagatagatagatagatagactatagatagataatagataatagatagataatagcttgaGAATAGATAGctggataacagatagataatagatagagataatagagatagatagtagatatataatatatatagatagatagatagatagatagatagatagatagatagatagatagatagatagatacagttgatTTTTACCGTGGAACTGTTTTCATGCTGTGTGTAATAATTCATTTCCAGCCATACACTAACCTGCAGTAATATTCCCCCGAAGGACGGCTTATTAGCAGTGATTAATGCCCCTCTCACGGTCGGCCCGTAGCTGAGCAGTTTGTATTAATCACCTGGTAATGCCCTGTTGCTCTGGGACTATATTTTAATTACACCAAACAATAGTAGCTGATTTCTGTTGATAAACTGGGGCTGGAGTCTCCTCTGACCTTCGCGTTGTTAGACATGGCTAAAGTGCATCGATTGCGGCTTCTTGCTGGGTCTTCTAGAAGCCAATATCACATCATTGTGGATCTGCAGAATCTGCCACGGCGCGAGTGCAGAGGGCGAGAGCTCAGACTCCGTACAATCGCGTGCGATCACCTAATATGATGTTATTAATATGAAGCTTCACCTGGAAGAACCATAAaccataaaatatttacaaaatgtttccattttctattcgcacttttgtatttttctattgttgttttgttttgtACTTTAATATGATGTTTTACTAATTGGAAACTatcaacaagatgacgtttttggaTCTTTGTTGTTATTTTCCAGATCCCCAAAGCATAAAAAATGAAGGGAAGGGGAGGGAAGGGGTCAAAAAGTAATGCTAAGAAACCCCTTTGTGAGTGCATAAAGTAATGCTGTACTTTAGCTTTGTGTAACAGTATTATGACAGCGAATGGAAGTGTCGTGTGCACACCATATAGGAGTATTATTTTGCATTGTATGGAAGTATAATCATAGCAGTGAATAGCATCATTGTttagtattattattgtatttattatatattattgaCATTGTATTGCAGTATTATTATGGCAGTGTATGGCAGCATTATGATTGTACCATAtagatatattatttattattgtatggCAGTTTTTTAATAGAAGtgaatggtggtattgtgtgtgtgcATGGTGTAGGAGCATTCATTTAGATTATATAGGAGTATTATTATGGCAATGAGTGGCAATATTGTGTGCACACCATGAAGAAGTATTAATTTCAGTGGtattatgtgtgtactgtatagGAGTATTATTTGACATTGTATTGCAATATTATTGTGGCAGTGAATGGCAATATTATGTGTGTACCATATATATACTAGTTAGCATTGTATGATAAATGGCAATATTATGTGTCTACCTTATACAGTAGATATATTATTTAGCATTGTGTGGCAGTATTATAATGACAGTAAATAGTGTTATTGTATTTGCACCATATGGAAGTATTTTTCAGCTTTCTGTAGAAGTATTTTTATGGTAGCGAGTGGCGGTAATGTGCGTGCCCTTCAGGAATTTTATTTTGCATTGTCTGGCAATGGTTACTGCATAAACATTTggataaaaagtggaaacatttcctGATTGAGACACCAGTTTCACCTCTTTAAATTCAACGTTatgtcttttatttttatatacaaTTCACCTTTTTTTTTATCTCGTCCAGAAATAAAATATCTAAATGCATACAGACTTCAATGTTGTATATGTTTAGCTTTCAACAATACTTAGCAGAATAAATGCTTTATACATAATTATGTCCTCTCGTATTAATGAAGTTTTACAGCTAAGTCGATAAACATGGAAATCCTCAAGTCCTCTCATTGTATTTAACCAATAACAAGCGGAGACATTTACTAGTTATATTAAGAAGCTGCTCAAGGAACACGGGTTAAACTATATACAATACAAACCATTCATACAAATGTCGACTAGGATACTTAAGTATACAATATACCGGAAGAAAGATTTCACCCATTCACAAATTACACAAGTGCGGGTCAACATTTCTCAACTCAACCTCGAAGTTTCGGGTCAACATTTCTCAACTCAACCTCAGAGTTTTGGGTCAATATTTCTCAACTCAACCTTGGAGTTTTGTGTCAACATTTCTCAACTCAACCTCGGTGtttcgggaagaggaacctgacataTTCCGATGTGACTTAGTAGACCGTGTAAATTGTAAATGGATTTTCATCTTTATTTACCATGGGCTCCAATTGACTCTATTCACCATCATCAATGTGCCTTTTTTTGTGTGTTAGGTTTGTTAGGTCGCTAACCTGAAGGATTCATACCGACGGCACACACCTTATAGATACAAAGTCCTAAATTGGCAAATCTAGAATAAGCAAAACCTCCTGGGTTAAAGTTGTGGTGAGGGCTCAATTTTTGATACTTATGACTTGGATATGGCTAATTCTTTTTTGTTTTTGGTtccttgtaaatattttttttgtgaaacatTATGTATTCGACATTTGCGACATTGCGTGTGCGTTTCTGTGTGTGTTCCCTTTATATCCACAGTGACTTACACCTAGTAAATAGATTATGGAGCGATCAGTCGGGGAAAGGTCAATAGCATCTGATTGATTCCATAGAAaagtttttgttgtttttgttttgtttcatcATCGTTTATTAAGTAGACACATTCCAGGCAATTGATGGGACTTTCTTGGATACGGTTCCAGCCCAgtcaccttttttttatttttgttttccttAGAGGTAAGTCTTGCATACGTCTTATTGTCAACCAGAAGGGAAGTATGGCGTGTCGCTGTGATAGTTGTAATCAGGACACACCTTTTGTACTAGTTTATAATCTGTACTATAAAATGATATATAAATACAGATCACCTTGAAGGGCTTGGAGCATAACCAAGATACATGACTTTGGGTTTGCTCCTGGTAGCATGTTTTTGAAGGGTCATAGTTGCAAAGAGTGTTCTTGGTAGCCTTGTCGACCTTTTCATACTCAATACGGCAATTGAAGGACTTGGAATCTTTCGCGTCAATCACCGATTGCTGAGCCAAGTCAAATTCCACGATTTTGGTTGGAGGAACTAAGCTCACGGACACATTTCCTTGACCAGTTGAGTTGTGCCGAAAGTAGACACTGAAGGTTCCATTGCCATGGTCCACAATTTTCCCTGTTATCAATAAATTTAACTTTACAGTTTTGATGTTGGAATGGAAATCCCCCCAGCCAAACATTTTCTTAAACTTTCCCGTCTTAACAATTGGCCGTCTTTTGGATCGGGAACGTGGTCCCTGAAGATCTGTCGAGTTCCTCAGCCATTCCCAAAGTTCTTGCTCCGTATACGGCTCTGGAGTATCGTATCTCATATCCAAGGAAGTTTGGTTTTCTTTACCGTGAAAAGTCTGTGAAAGGAGTCGACTGATAGACAAGTCTTTGTTACTTTCTGTCCATATATGCTTAAGTGTTGATATGGAGCCTCCTGATTTAAAGTTTCCAAGTTTCCCACCACCTGTTATATTTGCACATATCAcctgaaaaaaagaaaatgaaaaattaaattaaaaattaaatattGGAAACAAGGACAATTTACTACTGGGGGAGGACATTTCATACAGATACCTAGTTACTAATATTTCCACCTATATCTTACCACATGCCCAAGAATCGGGGGCAAATTTTGAGTTTTGCTTTAAAGAGTAAATCTATTAGAAAcatgttaaagggttattcctgttttcatagatggatattgtcagaTGTCAGTACCAGTTTTGGTGCACCAGGTCTAATGTTAGACCCCAGTCACATTAACTTGGGGGGCGACTGAGATGCAAAACTAGAGGTAAAACTGGCTATAGACAACTATTAACATGCCAGACTTAACTGTGAGatgaaataactaaaaaaaaacattGCATTTTTCAGGTGTCCTCGGCAAAAGAAAGGAGGTGGCGCATGCTCTGCTCTCTCTGTTCATTTGCATGGTGGTTTTAACATTATTGTCAAAAACTGCATGAAGAACCCTTTCCATTAATTTCCATGGAATTTTCAAAAATTGCTTATAAATGTTGCCATCAAGGAAGGTGCCCACGCATGTGCAACATTGTTCATTCACATATATGGTAGACCCGAACATTACTGTTGAAAATTTTCCCCGATACTGAAAATGTGGCCATGCATGAAGGACTCTTTCCATTGATTTTTGTAGGTGTCCTGCAAATTGCTGCTAAAAATTGCCATCAAGATAGGCTCCTGAACATGCGCAATACTCTGAATTCATTTGTACGGTAGTTCCGTACATTACTGGTGAAAATTACCCCTGGAATTGGAAAAGTGGCCACACATGAAGGACTTTTACCATTGATTTGTGTAAATGTTCTAGAAAATGCTAATAAAACTGGTGCTAAAAGCTGCCATTGGTAGAGGTGCTTGCGCATGTGCAACACTCTCCATTCATTTGAATGTTAATTCCAACCATTACTGGTGAAAATTGCTTCTGGTACTAGAAATGTGGCCACTCATGAAGGACTCTTATTATTGATTTGTGTAGATGTTCTAGAAAATGCTAATAAAACTGCTGATAAAAACTGCCATTGGGAGAGATGCTTGCGCATGCGCAGCACTCTCCATTCATTTGTATGTTAATTCCAACCATTACTGGTGAAAATTTCTCCCGGTACTAGAAATGTGGCCACTCATGAAGGACTCTTTCCATTGATTTGTGTAGATGTTCTAGAAAATGCTAATAAAACTGCTGATAAAAACTGCCTTTGGGAGAGGTGCTTGCGCATGCGCAGCACTCGCCATTCATTTGTATGTTAATTCCAACCCAAAAAAAAATAGCAGTCGGGAGAGGTGCCGTAGCAtgcacaattttatttatttatatggaagTCTTCAAAAGTGCTGAGCAAACTTGATAAGCAATTTTCAGAATAGTAACAACTGGAAGAGTTGGGCCACCTCTTCATTCCCGATGGAATCAATAATGGTACTCATATACAAACAAATGGAGAGAGTCGTTCATGCGCAGGAACCTCCTCAACGTCATTCTCGAGATCCCTGTGAGACCTATATCGATGTGACATTTGTGTCACATCTCGTGAATATGTCATAAATGTCCTAGATGGGAATAACCCTCCTAGTTCTGCCAACTTGTAAGTCCCTGAGCCACAAGGCCAAAGTGTGCACAGACGGCGGTAGCTCCATGTCTGGTCAAAGCCGAATGGATCCCTTTGTTCTTGTGATTAGCGGGGGTCCAACTTGATGGCCTGTTCTAGCAATGGGCCACCAATTAGGAATTGTGCACCGCCAAGTAGTTCTACTTTAATGTTACAAGATCATTTCACAGCTATCCCCCCGTAGGACAGCTGAATCGGCTCCATGGAGAATTCTGACATTCTTCCAAAATATGAATGTTTCTTAGATGAACCGCAAATCAAATAATGTAAGAATCTATTATGAGCCTGACA
This is a stretch of genomic DNA from Ranitomeya variabilis isolate aRanVar5 chromosome 6, aRanVar5.hap1, whole genome shotgun sequence. It encodes these proteins:
- the NXPH1 gene encoding neurexophilin-1, which translates into the protein MQAVHCVCALLLHSALHLVICANITGGGKLGNFKSGGSISTLKHIWTESNKDLSISRLLSQTFHGKENQTSLDMRYDTPEPYTEQELWEWLRNSTDLQGPRSRSKRRPIVKTGKFKKMFGWGDFHSNIKTVKLNLLITGKIVDHGNGTFSVYFRHNSTGQGNVSVSLVPPTKIVEFDLAQQSVIDAKDSKSFNCRIEYEKVDKATKNTLCNYDPSKTCYQEQTQSHVSWLCSKPFKVICIYISFYSTDYKLVQKVCPDYNYHSDTPYFPSG